A region of Macaca thibetana thibetana isolate TM-01 chromosome 20, ASM2454274v1, whole genome shotgun sequence DNA encodes the following proteins:
- the LOC126945027 gene encoding cocaine esterase-like isoform X2 — protein MLPPIFGDLLMEEYVGDNGEPQNLQAQLQEMMADSMFVIPALQVAHFQRSRAPVYFYEFQHQPSWVKNIRPPHVKADHGDELPFVFGNFFWGNYVKFTEEEERLSRKMMKYWANFARNGNPNGEGLPHWPLFDQEEQYLQLNLQPAVGRALKAHRFQFWKKALPQKKMQELEEPEEKHRAVAPCAREEGLGSLSGKCQPAVPTHTH, from the exons ATGTTGCCGCCTATATTTGGTGACCTGCTGATGGAAGAGTATGTTGGGGACAATGGGGAGCCCCAGAACCTCCAAGCCCAGTTGCAGGAGATGATGGCAGACTCCATGTTTGTGATCCCTGCACTCCAAGTAGCACATTTTCAGC GTTCCCGGGCCCCTGTGTACTTCTATGAGTTCCAGCATCAGCCCAGCTGGGTCAAGAACATCAGGCCGCCACACGTGAAGGCAGACCATGGTGATGAGCTTCCTTTTGTTTTCGGAAATTTCTTCTGGGGCAACTACG TTAAATTCACTGAGGAGGAGGAGCGGCTAAGCAGGAAGATGATGAAGTACTGGGCCAACTTTGCTCGAAACGG GAACCCCAACGGCGAGGGTCTGCCACACTGGCCGCTGTTCGACCAGGAGGAGCAATACCTGCAGCTGAACCTACAGCCTGCAGTGGGCCGGGCTCTGAAGGCCCACAGGTTCCAGTTCTGGAAGAAGGCGCTGCCCCAGAAGAAGATGCAGGAGCTCGAGGAGCCTGAAGAGAAACACAGAGCTGTAGCTCCCTGTGCCAGGGAGGAGGGTTTGGGCTCGCTTTCAGGCAAGTGTCAGCCTGCTGTGCCCACACACACCCACTGA
- the LOC126945027 gene encoding cocaine esterase-like isoform X1, with amino-acid sequence MDREAFQAVLQKMLTLTMLPPIFGDLLMEEYVGDNGEPQNLQAQLQEMMADSMFVIPALQVAHFQRSRAPVYFYEFQHQPSWVKNIRPPHVKADHGDELPFVFGNFFWGNYVKFTEEEERLSRKMMKYWANFARNGNPNGEGLPHWPLFDQEEQYLQLNLQPAVGRALKAHRFQFWKKALPQKKMQELEEPEEKHRAVAPCAREEGLGSLSGKCQPAVPTHTH; translated from the exons ATGGACAGAGAGGCCTTCCAGGCTGTTCTGCAGAAAATGTTAACGCTGACG ATGTTGCCGCCTATATTTGGTGACCTGCTGATGGAAGAGTATGTTGGGGACAATGGGGAGCCCCAGAACCTCCAAGCCCAGTTGCAGGAGATGATGGCAGACTCCATGTTTGTGATCCCTGCACTCCAAGTAGCACATTTTCAGC GTTCCCGGGCCCCTGTGTACTTCTATGAGTTCCAGCATCAGCCCAGCTGGGTCAAGAACATCAGGCCGCCACACGTGAAGGCAGACCATGGTGATGAGCTTCCTTTTGTTTTCGGAAATTTCTTCTGGGGCAACTACG TTAAATTCACTGAGGAGGAGGAGCGGCTAAGCAGGAAGATGATGAAGTACTGGGCCAACTTTGCTCGAAACGG GAACCCCAACGGCGAGGGTCTGCCACACTGGCCGCTGTTCGACCAGGAGGAGCAATACCTGCAGCTGAACCTACAGCCTGCAGTGGGCCGGGCTCTGAAGGCCCACAGGTTCCAGTTCTGGAAGAAGGCGCTGCCCCAGAAGAAGATGCAGGAGCTCGAGGAGCCTGAAGAGAAACACAGAGCTGTAGCTCCCTGTGCCAGGGAGGAGGGTTTGGGCTCGCTTTCAGGCAAGTGTCAGCCTGCTGTGCCCACACACACCCACTGA